The sequence CTTCGAATCCAAAGCCGTGTTGGATGCACGTTAATTCTTATGTgtgaattgcccccaatgtgtagagagtgggtgcTAAAATGGCATTACATAACTGGTGTGAACGGTTGAACGATGCCCGGCGTGGAGTCCCTGGGTCATTCGAGGGGCCTTTTGCCATGCTGCATCTTCCAAGCGAGGCCATACGGTGCAAGGAGTTGGTGCTAAAATGGGATTACAGAACTAGTgtaccaaggtttccgtgcggtttccggaggttgcaggtggttgccggaggttgcaggtagtggaagcaggtagggagactgacaaaaacctccgggatcctccggaaaccgcacgggaactttgggtggggcgaaaagtctccagaggtttccgttcaggtttcctaagtgggacaggggcttaacgaaACCAATACCAGTAACAAACTTCCATTTTATCTAATTTGTGCTTTCACTTTAAATGCATTACATCTGCTTAATTTCAAAACGCATTATCATGGCTGTTTGATCTCTTCGTTCAGAATACTGCAATCAACACTTTGTCGTAATCCAGGTTAATTGCCACTTCAGGGAATACAATCGTGTGAATAAAGATGTGCGGAAGCGCCGATATCTGACATTGCATCTCATTAGACTACCGTTCAGAAGAAAAATGCACGCTCCTGGAAATGGGCCGGTCTTTGCAATTTACTATTCTCTCCTTGCATCGTTCGGTGTCCCAGGTAAGGCACCAGTACCTGTTAACAACGGACAGTGACTCTGTCGGTCACGCCGCGCAGCAATTGCTTATTACTAATTGGTGgtcattttatttcagttttcttaCGGTGCAAAGAAAATACGGCCCCAGATCTCCGCTGTTTGTGAGATTGAAAGTAAATATTAATTTGACCAAATTACTTGCAAGGGGAGGTTGTTAATATTGATTCAAAAATACCGTGTTCTATAATATTGGCCTGTGCAATGAAATCGCGTATATCTTTTGTTTAAAATTACGTTTGATTGCACTTTTGACTGGAATATCGACGTTCTCTGGGCAAGTGAGAACATCACTGATAGTAATCTGCTTAAAATTTGAAACGTGCCTCGTTGCTATCACTTAAAATTGATTTATCGACTGAGGATATTAAGCTAATTACACATGCTCATCCTGTCCGACCGATGCAACTTCTCGTTATCCATCCACAAACGTTTGCTGCGGTGTCCCACACACTAATCTACCTAAATGTTTATTTTCTGGTGTTACTTTTGCACGGGTATGTAACAAATTATTTACCACGATGAATAATTAGGCATGTGGGAATATAACATCAACACGGAATGTTCAGATTGATATGATGCAGTTTTTAAACCAGAATGCTTTTGcttccttataaccatataaccatataaccatataacaattacagcacggaaacaggccatctcggccctacatgtccatgccgaacaattctttttccccttagtcccacctgcctgcactcgtactataaccctccattcccttctcatccatatacagtTATACAGTTTATACAGTTTACAGTTTATACAGTTGTATTATACAGTTTACAGTTTGCAACTTACAACtttgtttactgtcacgtgtgccgaggtatagtgaaaagcttgtgtttttTATGCCACCCAGTCAGCagtaagacaatatatgattgcaatcgagcaaattacagtgtatagatatacacagactctttgaatcacttacctctggaaggcgactccggactgtcaacgcTGCCACAcccagaaattaaaaaaacagattttttttccacgactcaataaccaaaaatctgtagcctccttttgttctggtattttatttaattcacatgtttaatcgatacattttaatattaatgtttaatgttttatgtgtcattcctaggcCACtgtatgttgtcacttgcggtcggagcaccaaggcaaattccttgtatgtgaatacttggttaataaattcATTCGTTCTTATTCATTCTTTCATACGATAAATTGCCCCTTGACAGTGTGATGACAGAACTCGAGTAAACGGGAGAGCGATGTTccccgtggactcggtgggtcattcTAGGGGTCTTTTACCAGTTTGGATCCTTGAAGCGGGCAATTAAGACCTTTGTTTAACATTCGCGAGTTCAACTGGCATAATCAGCTCAAAGCGCACATTGATATCCATTTAGGCATTCCAATAGCATTAAGATTACaacgggcttcaacatcgggagaaaaatggagaactGGGGAAAGAAAAGActttaccttccaccacagtgaggaagaggttcactgtgatggatgtttgtgtgaattggttGTGCGTCGAGTAGGAATcgtttttttgtttgtatggctgtagaaacagaatttcgtttaaGCCTACTGCGGTTCAAATAACAatgaatattgtattgtattgtattgtaaagatTAATTGGGAAAATACATTTTCCCGTTTCCTCAATACGCTGATGATGTAGAGGGCAGCCTGATTCCGACTGATCCAGTATCTCCATTTCTCTTACAGCGAACTTAGTAACGATAGTCATCCTGTCAATCGGAGGAtgtggtctctccaaatgcatcacaCGCTACCTGGTGTTAATGGCAGTGACGGATTTCCTGGTTATTATTAACGCTGTGATATTAAGCCGACTTCGAGCGATATATTTTCCAGTCAGCTTGCTCTCCGTCACTCCGGGTTGCAGTCTCGTTATTGTCCTGAGCTGGGCGTCCAAGGACACGTCCTCTTGGCTGACGGTCGCATTCACATTCGATCGCTTcatcgccatttgttgccagagacTGAAGCTTAGGTATTGCCGCGAGAGAATCGCGAATATCGTCATGTGCGCAATCTGTGTGGTGGGTTGTTTGAAAAACGTCCCAACCTACTTTGTATACGAGCCTGCCTACATCATTGACGATGTGCCCTGGTACTGCACCATAAAAGATGTATATTATACTTCGATTGCATGGAGGGTTTCTGACTGGTTTGACCGCATTATAAATCCCTTTTTCCCCTTCGTTTCCATTTTCCTGCTCAATATTCTGACGGTCAGGCACATTCTGTCAGCCAGTGGAGTTCGCAGGAGGCTCAGGGCCCAGAGCACTGGTCCCAAACAGAGGGACCCAGAGATGGAGAGCAGGCGAAAGTCCATCATTTTACTCATGGCAATCTCGGGCAGTTTTCTCCTGTTGCGGTTGACATATGTTGTCAATTTTCTATATGTGCAATTTACCAGGAATAACTATGCCAGCGGCTCCAACTCCAATGACCCAAGGTTTATTCTACAGGAGAGCGGATACATGTTGGAGCTTCTCAGTTCCTGCACCAACTCCTGCATTTATGCAGGGACGCAGACCAAATTCAGAGAGCAGTTGAAAAATGCGATTCAATCCCCCTTGAAAGAAATTAGGAAATGGCTCAAATAGTGAGTACAAGTGAGAATAGTCacatttagtcaagtcaagtcacatttatttatatagcacatttgaaaaacaactctcgttggccaaagtgctttacatttgttataagaatagtataaacaaacaaactacatacatatatacatatatccctcgctcagtggacgtcaggaaaggcttgtgaGTATAGATAATGttttagtctagacttaaaggtgtcgatggagggggcagttctgatgggaagggggatgctgtttcacagtctaggagctgcaaccgcaaaggcgcggtcgcccctaagtttatgcctagaccgcgggatattcagaaGCCCCAAGCCGTTCGATCTGAGttgtgggtgagaagacttttaatgtaggagggggtaAGCCCAtcgagggctttgtagacatagaggagggtcttgaaatgtatacggaaccgcacagggagccagtggagaggggCCAGGATCGGGAATACAACATTTGATTCCCTTGATAATAAGTACAAAGAATAAATATATgttcaaaatggaaatgtgtgTCGGAGCgcgggtggagggaggggtgcgATTCACAATCTCTTATCTTCAATATCGCTCTGTGCGCCGTCTCAGGGTGTTTCAGCACGAGAGACCAGCGGTACAGAAACGGGATAGATAATATATTTACGGAGATAGCTCCTAAATAAAATTATTGCATCTTTGAGCCGTCTCTCTCGTCTTATTCATAACGCGTCGCTCAGAACGGATCACCACGGTCCAacccttgcacttccatgtgcgaATTCCAGTTCATCTTACTTTTAAATGTTCCTCCTCCAGCActtgatttgtctaccttcgattcgccagcatctgaagttccttccgaacacctccgctcggtccgcaataaccaacctgatctcccggtggctcagcacttcaatcccccctcccactgtgtcctttctgtcctgggcctcctccatggccagagtgagcacgaccggaaattggaggagcagcatctcatatttcgctttcaccccagcagcatgaacattgacttctccaatttccggtagccctcactgtctcctcccattcttagctcttcctcagccctctggctcctcctctttctttatttttcccgCTCCCGCcaacatcagtctgtagaagggtttccgcctatatccttcgccccacagatgctgcagcacccgctgagttactccagcacgtttgtctaccttctattttccagcatctgcagtcccttctcaaACATATTAAACGTCTTGTTTGCtttgcatgttctttctgtgCCTTGTAGAattccaaatggcctaagtcactctgtagactttgaagaggatatccaaagtctacagagtgatttaggccatttggaagaatgggctgaaagatggcggaTGGAGTttcatgctgataaatgtgaggtgctacaccttcgCAGGACAAATCTAaagaggacgtacatggtaaatggtagggaattgaagaatacagttgaacagagggatctgggaataaccgtgcatagttccttgaaggcggaatctcatatagatagggtggtaaagaaagcttttggtatgctagcctttataaatcagagcattgagtatagaagctgggatgtaatgttaaaattgtacaaggagagggataaacagagttgatgaGTGCTGTTGCGTATTATCAGCTGGACTGCCAGGGAATAGAGATATAATAATAGATGGATGGATGATCAGGGAGACCTGTGGATAATTATGTATATTTGAAGATCACCATTTATTTTTGGTTGGAACGCGATGTTTCGTCTGTTCAGCAGCTGTTAGGCAATTCCGTTTTAACACGACGTTAATGATGTGAAGCTTGAAGTTAAATTAAAGTATTTCCCATAAAATAATGTCCATTCTGATTACGTCTTCCAGAGGTACTCGCCGCCTCTACCCTTTCATCTATGATACTGCGATTACCAAACATCTTATTGTAAGTTTAATAAAAAAACTCACTTCTTAGAATCCACTTGAATCCACGTTTTACCACAGTCCCCTTTGCATATACtccagtcccttcagtccaatCACTCGGCCTGGTTCTTTTAACGCCGTGTTGTCATTGTTCTGATGAAGGATATTTGACCTGAAGCTTTAACCCTGTTTTTATATTTACCCGAGGCCATCTGTCCTGTTCTATATTTCTAGCATAATCTGCCTGATACAGGTGCTGCAGTATCTGTCATGCTTTGCTTCCTGGTCACTGTTTCAATAAAACGTCTCCCGGCTGATCCAGTCCTCGCCTCCGTTCACATTTTCATCATCTTTGCTGCACGGGCAACAGTCACTGTATTAAATGGACCCTGCCCTCGTGGACCAAACGCTACTCCGTATTACAAAGTGACACCCTTTCCGagacaaggatgagagggaattcttattgaaagatatacgattattaagggattggacacgctcgaggcaggaaacgcgttcccgatgttgggggagtccagaaccagtggcacaatttgagaataaggagcaagTCATTTATAATGGTGACGAGGACTCTTTTCTCTCGcacggagttgtgaatctgtggaattctctgcctcagaaggcagtggagcccaattttctggatgctttcaagagggtcTCAACTTCGGAaacctggagactttgcgacccacccaaggtttccgtgcggttcccggagtttaccggaggtctttgtcagtcactctacctgcttccactacctgcaacctccgtcaaccacctgcaacctccgggaaccgcacggaaaacgtgggtggggcgcaaagtctccagaggtttccgttcaggtttcctaagtgggacaggggcattcgatagagctcttaaagatagcggagtcaaggcatATTGGGAGAAAGCTAGTACtgatgtagatgatcagccatgatcacagtgaataccGCTgttggctcgaacggccgaatggcctactcctgcacctatagtttattgcctattgtctattgtccattgcccTTATTCCCTGTCACCATTTGCACGACATTGGCATATTTAACATCCAGTGCCATCTGCCTACATTTCACTGATGGCCATTGTATTACACGAGGCCACTCTTTAATCTAAGTAGCACAAGGTCACTAGATCCAGTTACAATTCATGTTTCCTTTAAACTCTCCCCAGCCTCAGTTCGCTACACACCAAGCGCTATAACACAGTGGACTCAACCGCTGCTCATACTCGGGTGTGCTCTGTAATTGGGGCAATGTTTCTATTCATTTTTCATCCTGTGCATGACACCAAGTGGTCttgttaaaaaaaatcagataaaCCACACGAACACCTGGAACGGTCAGCCTTCACATTACTCACGACCGTATACAGGCGGCTTAAGTCACTTCTCATAACACTGCTTAAACTAACGTTGATTATTTGTATACGTACAGTATGATATGTTACTCCTCGTCGCCTTTATCGCTGTGAATTGCGAAACAGCAGATTTAGTCAACTTTCAAATGCCATCATCCTAATTTCACTCAACAGCTGTTCATGATGTGCGATACCCAGTCCTGATTTAAAATATCTCAAGTACTATGGTGTATTATTCTGCTAGATTGAACTCCTTCTGTGACATATTTGTGCTGTTTTATGTTACTGTGCCTGTGTGTGCttttgtgtgtgagagagagagcgagagagatagagaaagtgtgtgagagagagacagtgtgtttgtgtgtgtgtgtgtgtgtgcgtgagagagagagagagagagagagagagagagagagagagagagagagagagagagagagagagagagagagagagagagagagagagagagagagagagagggagagagagagagagagggagggagggaggaaagagagagagacagagagagagagagagagagagagagagagagagagagagagagagagagagagagagagagagagagagagagagagagagagagagagagagagagagagagagagagagagagagagagagagagagagagagagagagtgagagagagagagagagagagagagagagagagagagagagaaagtcctaaaaggggtaaatcttttaggaccgagatgagaaaaaacattttttcacacagagaattctctggcacagaaggtagttgaggccacagtttcattggctatatttaagagggagttagatgtggcccttgtggctaaagggatcggggggtatggagagttggctgatcaaccatgatcatattgaatggcggtgcaggctcgaagggccgaatggcctactcctgcacctattgtctatgtttctatgagagtgtTCCCTCCATTCGATGCAACATCATATACAGTTGCTGTCAAAAACATTGGAAATCGTTCCCGACACCGAAAGCACGACGTTGGACAAtatacaatggacaatagataataggtgcaggagtagaccagtcGGTCCTTCGATTTTCGTGATTCACTTTGGAGAATCCACCAAATGAGTAACGTGCTTTAAAGGGTGGTGTTCATAGCAGGATAAAAAGAGCGCAAGTGCACCCGACCGACCGCTTTGTGCAGTTTGAAATTGGAATAGGGCGCCACTATACAGAGTGCTAAAGGAAGCTATACGTCTGCAGGCGCGGACGGGATTTGaacccgcgatcttcggtttacgAGACCGACGCCTTGCCACTTGGCCACCGCGCCTCTGTTCGAATAGCATTACCGCGAGACACATAGGCATGGCTACACTTGCAGAAAGAGTTCTGTAACTGAGCTTGCCTGTAAATGTTACGATCTGTGCAATGATGAACGTTGACTGAATAAAGCTGTGCTGACCGACCAGGTAACGGCGACGTTGAAAGTGAAGTTAGGTACCCTGACTGATAGGCGGTTAGTCCAAGACTAACTAACTCCATAAACGGCGTAAACCTAAGGCTATTCACACACCGGGAATCGAGCCGAAAGCACGTCACAGAAAAAGCCCAGCTTCTGAAAATTGGACAATCAGATACGCAGGTGGCGAGTCAAGTCTACTCATCTGGCAAGTAAGTATTGGACCACCAGCGCGGCCATTCTAACGTGGCAAAGATTCGCTTGGCCGCGGGCAGTTGCTGCCCTCTAGTGGTCACTTACGGATGTTCTGCCCAGGGCAGTTACATTCaattcaatgtctgaagaagggtttcggcccgaaacgttgcctatcgccttcgctccatagaaacccgctgagtttctccagcatttttgtgtacattcaatTCAATGCCTCTTTATCGACAATTATTGTTTAAGACTGGGTAATAGTCCAGACCCACGCAGCAAAGATGCACCCGATTACTTAAATTAGGGACACTGAGAGGACTTGAACTAAACCCATGTTGCAAAGAGCACGTGGATTTTAATCTCCCTCGGTAACCGTGTTTGAACACAACTGGTGGCAGTCTTTGTATCGTGTGCCACGCGGTCTCCTCATATTTCTCCCTCTTGGTTCCAAACAATTGTTCGTGAAACCGGCGCGACTTGCCTCGGGACTGAATCTTTCCCCGTTCCCTTTCGCAGCTCGGAAACATGCCTCGAGTCAACGTGTGAAACACGCACAGCTGCTAGCTGATTGGTGGAATCGAGAACAATTCTCCGCAGAGACGATTGGGTGTCACGTACCACCTATATCCAAATTTACCCAAATCAGAGGCGGAAGGTGACTCTTTCCCCGCACATCCGTGATAAAACAAATACGATGGACATCGCTGGCGTTTCAAATCCCTGGCGCAAACAACTCTCAGCAAGCATGTTGACATTTCATTCGTGTTCTATTTTCCTATCAGCCGCTTTCTTAATCGATAAGTTCGCGTGTTACACGCGTCTGCGCTTCGCATCCGCAGTTGATATTTTATTAAATCGGTCTTTAttccagaaacacacacacacacacacacacacacacacacacacacacacacacacacacacgcacgcacgcacgcacgcgcacgcacgcacacacacgtacacgcacgcacgcacacacacacacacacacacactcactcacacacacacacacacacacacacacacacacacacacacattcacacacacactcacacacgcacacacacacacacacacacacacacacacacacacacacacacacactcactcacacacacacacacacacacagtcctcaGTCAGATGAGGGGTGAAACTAAAGTCCCCATGGACTATTTCATTCACATTACGAGAGAATCAGGAGGTATTGTGTCTGTTGGCTGGATCCAAACTAGAATTCAGCGGATATGGGGCCTTGTTGTCCATTGATGTGGGCTCATACTCGACTGTGATACTCCTTAGATACATAGGAATTTGATAATCAGGATATTATTCAGTATACGGGCGGCACAGCGATATTGTCTGATTTAATGTCGTTCCGGCCTCCTGCAGGGTATTGTCGGGGGGATTCCGTTTCACAGACATCGGCTGCAACCGCAGTAAGCGAAGGTGGCGCCGTTGAGTTACGCTGTAAATACACAGCCACGAGCACACAGGTTCCGTATCTGTACTGGTACCGTCAATATCCCGGTGGACCCATGGAATTTATGCTCTGGATAAGCAAGTACAGCTCAAGCCAGGACAATTCACCGGATCAACACTTTTCAACCTCTCTTGATGATTCGGGGCGGATCGTCATATTGACTGTGTCTGAAGCACAACTGGAAGACTCTGCAGCGTATTACTGCGCCCTGAGCCCCCACGGCGTCTCGGCGCGGTGCTGAGCCTGTACAAAAACACCACATGATTTCACAGGCGGTTGCAGCTGTGGACAGGAGGAAGTTGAGTGGGCGGTTCCGACTCGCAGTTATATTTCGTTGGCTCCACACTACCAAGcataccattcggcccttcgagcctgcaccgccattcaatgtgatcatggctgaccattcaactcagtatcctgtacctgccttctctccataccccctgatccctttagccacaagggccacatctaactccctcttaaatatagccaatgaactggcctcaacatcgggaacaatcttcctgcatctagccagcacaaccccttaagaattttgtcagtttctataagatgccccctcaatcttctaaattctaaattcgACGGGAAAATATCTAACGCCCTTCGT is a genomic window of Leucoraja erinacea ecotype New England unplaced genomic scaffold, Leri_hhj_1 Leri_204S, whole genome shotgun sequence containing:
- the LOC129716297 gene encoding probable G-protein coupled receptor 139; its protein translation is MPGVESLEYCNQHFVVIQVNCHFREYNRVNKDVRKRRYLTLHLIRLPFRRKMHAPGNGPVFAIYYSLLASFGVPANLVTIVILSIGGCGLSKCITRYLVLMAVTDFLVIINAVILSRLRAIYFPVSLLSVTPGCSLVIVLSWASKDTSSWLTVAFTFDRFIAICCQRLKLRYCRERIANIVMCAICVVGCLKNVPTYFVYEPAYIIDDVPWYCTIKDVYYTSIAWRVSDWFDRIINPFFPFVSIFLLNILTVRHILSASGVRRRLRAQSTGPKQRDPEMESRRKSIILLMAISGSFLLLRLTYVVNFLYVQFTRNNYASGSNSNDPRFILQESGYMLELLSSCTNSCIYAGTQTKFREQLKNAIQSPLKEIRKWLK